A portion of the Vespa velutina chromosome 5, iVesVel2.1, whole genome shotgun sequence genome contains these proteins:
- the LOC124949322 gene encoding DNA N6-methyl adenine demethylase-like, whose protein sequence is METKDARIQTLEKEVALLETELQRIKECGGRLREQLLKATAVPSGGDMQQLQQQFQQQQQQQQQQIQQQQQQQQQQQQQLGLSNVTSGVTGIEQQAQQGLVTALGGPQQSGTLALARGPSVMTSLVPYGHSSSTALTTPLLAGSTGGTLSGSSGVGILGGGSSCLAGISSGTTTGVVNPYTDRYSDHHLHPHQLHHHQHHHHHHLHQQQQQQQQQQQHQQHLLQQHQQHQIQQHLRQIEPAAAGALALHAHTFNKHDLNFKRQVSFFINNVRIEKNDAV, encoded by the coding sequence ATGGAGACGAAAGATGCCCGGATACAAACGTTGGAGAAGGAGGTAGCACTATTGGAAACGGAGTTACAGCGTATCAAGGAGTGCGGTGGTAGATTGAGGGAGCAGTTGTTGAAAGCCACCGCCGTGCCAAGCGGCGGTGACATGCAACAGCTTCAACAACAATttcagcagcaacagcaacaacaacaacagcaaatacagcagcaacagcagcaacaacaacaacaacaacaacaattagGTTTATCAAATGTCACAAGTGGCGTTACGGGTATCGAGCAACAAGCTCAACAGGGATTGGTGACGGCCTTGGGTGGTCCACAACAGTCCGGCACGTTGGCCCTGGCCAGGGGACCGTCCGTGATGACCTCCCTGGTACCGTACGGTCACTCGTCGTCCACGGCACTAACCACTCCGTTGCTTGCCGGTTCGACAGGTGGGACCTTGAGCGGGAGCAGCGGGGTCGGCATCCTTGGCGGCGGTTCCTCGTGCCTGGCCGGCATCTCGTCGGGCACCACCACTGGCGTGGTCAATCCCTATACCGATCGTTACTCCGATCATCACCTTCATCCCCATCAGCTTCACCATCATCagcatcaccatcatcatcatctccatcagcagcagcaacaacaacaacagcagcagcaacatcaACAGCATCTATTGCAGCAGCACCAGCAACATCAGATCCAGCAGCACTTAAGGCAAATAGAGCCAGCGGCCGCAGGAGCCTTGGCGCTCCATGCCCACACCTTCAACAAACACGACCTGAACTTCAAACGGCAAGTAAGTTTCTTCATCAACAACGTGCGCATCGAAAAGAACGACGCCGTCTAG